A single window of Nicotiana tomentosiformis chromosome 1, ASM39032v3, whole genome shotgun sequence DNA harbors:
- the LOC138906666 gene encoding uncharacterized protein — MVIQPIRFSFSFSSFDSKMGVISVGTLATLGDFDVILGMDWHSPYHAILDCHAKTLTLAILGLPRIEWIGTLGHSTRRVISYVKARRMVEKDCLAYLAYIRISSVDVPSMDSVSVVREFPDVFPADLLGRPLDRDIEFSIDLAPGTQPISIPPYCMAPLELKELKE; from the exons ATGGTAATCCAGCCCATTCggttcagcttcagcttcagtagCTTTGACAGCAAGatgggtgttataagtgtgggaacattggccacattaggag attttgatgtcatcttgggtatggactggcattcaccttatcatgctatattggattgtcacgccaaaacgtTGACCTTAGCCATACTTgggttacctcgaatagagtggaTAGGGACTCTTGGACATTCCACCAggagggttatctcttatgtgaaggctcgacgtatggtcgagaaggactGTCttgcttatttggcttatattcgcattTCTAgtgtggatgttccttctatggattcagtttcagttgtccgtgagtttccagatgtatttcctgcagatttattGGGGAGGCCACTCGATAGAGATATTGAAtttagtattgatttggctccgggcacccagcccatttctattccaccatactgtatggccccgctggagttgaaggaattaaaagaataa